In Holophagales bacterium, one DNA window encodes the following:
- a CDS encoding SDR family oxidoreductase, whose translation MREAHYTDTARPAPLLGHLVLVTGGARRIGRVVTRHLGALGARVAVHCHTSEQAAQELVSELPAGSFVLQADLATADGASRIYREFDRRAESPDLFVHCAASFVRADLEASDAALWDHALALNLRSFALVAREMVRRREASGGVMVAIADAAGVELWPNYLAHSVAKAGLIALVKSMAKGLGPAFRVNAVVPGPVLPPEGTTATERSAMEERTLVKRLGSPQDVARAVEFLVLSDFVTGASIHVTGGSELWRGKV comes from the coding sequence ATGAGAGAAGCGCATTATACGGACACCGCGCGGCCCGCTCCGCTGCTCGGCCACCTTGTTCTCGTGACGGGAGGAGCCCGACGGATCGGCAGGGTGGTGACGCGCCACCTCGGTGCACTCGGCGCTCGCGTCGCTGTTCACTGTCACACGAGCGAGCAGGCTGCACAGGAGCTCGTCTCCGAGCTGCCTGCAGGGAGCTTCGTGCTCCAGGCGGATCTCGCGACGGCCGACGGTGCGTCGCGGATCTACCGGGAGTTCGATCGCCGAGCGGAGTCTCCCGACCTGTTCGTTCATTGCGCCGCCAGTTTCGTTCGAGCCGATCTCGAGGCGAGCGACGCCGCGCTCTGGGATCACGCCCTGGCGCTGAACCTGCGCTCGTTTGCTCTCGTGGCTCGCGAGATGGTGCGACGGCGGGAGGCGAGTGGGGGAGTGATGGTCGCGATTGCCGACGCCGCCGGCGTCGAGTTGTGGCCGAACTACCTCGCCCACAGCGTTGCGAAGGCCGGCTTGATCGCCTTGGTGAAATCAATGGCCAAGGGGCTGGGGCCGGCCTTCCGAGTCAACGCCGTGGTGCCTGGACCGGTTCTGCCTCCTGAGGGGACGACGGCAACCGAGCGGTCGGCCATGGAGGAACGGACCCTGGTCAAGCGCCTGGGAAGTCCGCAGGACGTCGCTCGTGCGGTCGAGTTCCTGGTGCTCAGCGACTTCGTGACCGGGGCGTCGATCCACGTGACGGGAGGGTCGGAGCTATGGCGAGGGAAGGTCTGA
- a CDS encoding LptF/LptG family permease, which translates to MRRLDRYLVSEVLGPLALGFLVYTFILLVRFFFASAEMIIRRGLPAGTVAELLLLGLPSILVLTLPMSLLFGVLIAVGRLSADSELVAMRACGLSLYAVTRPMVMLGTVLSLLTAYVSIELMPAGNHASSKLMIEIATKTISQQVEPRVVYYEFQGKALYIFDIDPGTKQWRGVFLADSVPGMRNEIVVADSGEPRLAPDGEQLTLHLEGATKHTVDLANPARYEVSRYRTLDFVLQDRFTSEQRAKLAASKSRQAMTMRELRRRARDQDLPVEERRLASVEMNKRYAIPAACLVFSLLAVPLGFNNRRGGKSSGFAISILVILFYWILLTQGEEAARVGQLSPALAMWLPDILLLGLGLVTMWRRDRDLPLVPRRLSAVQWVPPRVRALWRRAVYQVGRATRRSAHPAAATDRAHGTASTAPKRRTLGLRSLRPGARIVFRLPRLKLRFPNLLDRYVLETLVRVFAPVMLSAVAISLIADFTDNLDQILKNHPPRDVIFGYYKYVSLQVAYDTAPIVVLVTTLIAFSLLGRTNEITALKALGTSLFRLALPAVVAAGTVAALSILLQAEVLVVSNQKVSEYKDRIKGRTVSRSLRRADQHWVAGEGRTLYNYAGYDDRTKRLQRLQILRFDENRRLTARLFADSAQHAESGWIVARGWVRDSPDFVTFQSLDAPVRIDLPEQPEYFAIDRPRPEEMSYRDLRATIADLRASGQAVSELEVSLHRKLAFPFTSVVMACVALPFAFRLGRQGALYGLGLSVVLGIVFFAIYAFFMKLGEVGAFPAVVAVWSPSLLFALLSAYLFLGVRT; encoded by the coding sequence ATGCGCCGGCTCGATCGCTACCTCGTATCCGAAGTCCTGGGACCGTTGGCCCTTGGATTTCTAGTGTACACGTTCATTCTGCTCGTCCGGTTCTTCTTCGCCTCGGCGGAGATGATCATCCGACGCGGGCTGCCCGCCGGCACGGTCGCCGAGCTTCTGCTCCTCGGCCTCCCCAGCATCCTCGTCCTGACCTTGCCGATGTCGCTCCTCTTCGGCGTGCTCATCGCCGTCGGCCGTCTGTCGGCCGACAGCGAGCTCGTGGCGATGCGCGCCTGCGGTCTGAGCCTCTATGCGGTGACCCGGCCGATGGTCATGCTCGGCACGGTCCTCTCCCTGCTCACGGCCTACGTCTCGATCGAGCTGATGCCCGCGGGGAATCACGCCAGCAGCAAGCTGATGATCGAGATCGCGACGAAGACGATCAGCCAGCAGGTCGAGCCGCGGGTCGTCTACTACGAATTCCAGGGCAAGGCGCTCTACATCTTCGACATCGACCCCGGAACCAAGCAGTGGAGGGGTGTCTTCCTCGCCGACTCGGTGCCCGGCATGCGCAACGAGATCGTCGTCGCCGACTCCGGCGAGCCACGCCTGGCGCCGGACGGTGAGCAGCTCACCCTTCATCTCGAGGGAGCCACGAAGCACACGGTCGACTTGGCCAATCCGGCTCGGTACGAAGTCAGTCGCTACCGCACGCTCGACTTTGTGCTTCAGGATCGCTTTACGAGTGAGCAGCGCGCCAAGCTCGCCGCGAGCAAGAGTCGGCAGGCGATGACCATGCGTGAGCTTCGCCGCCGGGCTCGTGATCAAGACCTCCCCGTCGAGGAGCGTCGCTTGGCGAGCGTCGAGATGAACAAGCGCTATGCGATCCCAGCCGCCTGTCTCGTCTTTTCCCTGCTCGCCGTTCCGCTCGGTTTCAACAACCGGCGCGGCGGAAAGTCCTCGGGATTCGCCATCTCCATCCTGGTCATCTTGTTCTACTGGATTCTGCTGACGCAGGGAGAAGAGGCGGCACGCGTCGGTCAGCTCTCCCCTGCCCTGGCGATGTGGCTGCCCGACATCCTGCTCCTCGGCCTCGGTCTCGTCACGATGTGGCGACGAGACCGCGATCTCCCATTGGTGCCTCGACGGCTCTCCGCCGTCCAGTGGGTGCCACCTCGGGTCCGAGCGCTCTGGCGGCGAGCCGTCTACCAGGTCGGGCGCGCCACGCGGCGCTCCGCTCATCCGGCTGCGGCGACGGATCGGGCGCATGGGACGGCCTCGACGGCACCGAAGCGGCGGACGCTCGGGCTCCGCTCTCTCCGTCCGGGGGCGCGGATCGTCTTTCGCCTGCCGCGCCTCAAGCTGAGATTCCCGAATCTTCTCGACCGCTACGTGCTTGAAACGCTGGTCCGAGTGTTCGCCCCGGTGATGCTCTCCGCCGTCGCCATCTCGCTGATCGCCGACTTCACCGACAACCTGGATCAGATCCTGAAGAACCACCCGCCGCGCGACGTGATCTTCGGCTACTACAAGTACGTTTCGCTCCAGGTCGCCTACGACACGGCGCCGATCGTTGTCCTCGTCACCACGCTCATCGCTTTCAGCCTCCTCGGGCGGACCAACGAGATCACCGCCCTCAAGGCGCTCGGGACCTCGCTCTTCCGCCTCGCCCTTCCTGCCGTGGTCGCCGCGGGGACCGTGGCGGCGCTGTCGATCCTCCTGCAGGCCGAGGTATTGGTCGTCTCCAACCAGAAGGTGAGCGAGTACAAGGACCGGATCAAGGGGAGGACCGTGTCGCGCAGCCTGCGCCGAGCCGATCAGCACTGGGTGGCCGGCGAGGGTCGGACGCTCTACAACTACGCCGGTTACGATGACCGGACGAAACGGCTGCAGCGGCTGCAGATTCTCCGCTTCGACGAGAATCGGCGGTTGACCGCACGGCTCTTTGCCGACTCGGCGCAACACGCGGAGAGCGGATGGATCGTCGCTCGCGGATGGGTGCGGGATTCGCCGGACTTCGTCACGTTCCAGTCCCTCGACGCACCGGTGCGAATCGACCTCCCGGAGCAGCCCGAGTACTTTGCCATCGACCGACCTCGACCGGAGGAGATGTCGTACCGGGACCTGCGCGCGACCATCGCCGACCTTCGCGCCAGCGGTCAGGCGGTCTCCGAATTGGAGGTGTCGCTCCATCGCAAGCTGGCGTTCCCCTTCACCTCGGTCGTGATGGCGTGCGTCGCCCTGCCCTTCGCCTTCCGTCTCGGAAGGCAAGGGGCTCTCTACGGCCTCGGGCTCTCCGTGGTGCTCGGAATCGTCTTCTTTGCGATCTACGCGTTCTTCATGAAGCTCGGGGAGGTCGGCGCGTTCCCGGCGGTCGTTGCGGTCTGGAGCCCCAGCCTTCTCTTCGCGCTGCTCTCCGCCTATCTGTTCCTGGGCGTCCGCACCTAG
- a CDS encoding DUF84 family protein, with amino-acid sequence MASDLREFWHRFQTGVEVAVAGTSPDVLLGVREGLLRFFHDGLDRPVPVAVVPQEGGSSEPAHGLALSDEEIVAAARSQSAALRDRLLGSYHLYIGTAGGLHSLEFGDSEHYFVRNWTSVVSPAGEAVGSSGSIQLPGRLVAGLEREQLPFAMPGTRRSGGLFSSLTGGLESRRSAVALSTLHAVSSLFYGVLQSAPVRRRP; translated from the coding sequence ATGGCATCCGATCTTAGGGAGTTCTGGCACCGCTTCCAAACTGGAGTCGAAGTGGCCGTGGCGGGAACCTCGCCCGACGTCCTGCTCGGAGTTCGCGAAGGGCTGTTGCGGTTCTTCCATGACGGGCTCGATCGTCCAGTCCCGGTCGCGGTCGTGCCGCAGGAGGGGGGCAGCAGCGAGCCGGCTCACGGACTGGCCCTTTCCGACGAGGAGATCGTGGCGGCAGCGCGCTCGCAGTCGGCCGCGCTGCGGGATCGACTCCTCGGTTCGTACCACCTCTACATCGGAACTGCAGGTGGCCTTCACAGCCTCGAATTCGGCGACTCGGAGCACTACTTCGTCCGCAACTGGACCTCCGTCGTGAGTCCCGCCGGAGAGGCGGTGGGATCGAGCGGCTCGATTCAGCTCCCGGGAAGGCTGGTTGCAGGTCTGGAGCGCGAGCAACTGCCGTTCGCCATGCCGGGAACGAGGCGGAGCGGTGGGCTATTCAGCTCGCTGACCGGAGGCCTGGAAAGCCGGAGGTCTGCCGTTGCACTCTCGACGCTTCACGCGGTTTCATCCCTGTTCTACGGCGTGCTGCAGAGCGCCCCGGTGCGACGGCGCCCCTGA
- a CDS encoding RNA methyltransferase — translation MISSRQNQFIKAIRNLRHSKGDRALLEGEHLIGEAIRGGLRLEWILATPEFSGSTSGANLLARTDPSRVHLVSDDALRSVADVDSPSGVIAAADLPRSAVTCLSVAPGECYLYLERVQDPGNLGAIVRAAEASGARGIALSAGCAHPNHPRALRASAGSLLRVPVAVDCSLAELVHHLATATPRVLALDAHGESLYRQDLSGTVVLALGSEGLGLTAETLATADRTLAIPIAAPVESLNVAVAAAITLFERRRRLHPDEAERLDQPARSRRT, via the coding sequence ATGATCTCCAGCCGGCAGAATCAATTCATCAAGGCTATCCGCAACCTGCGGCACAGTAAAGGCGATCGGGCCCTTCTCGAAGGTGAGCACCTGATCGGCGAGGCCATCCGTGGCGGATTGCGTTTGGAGTGGATCCTCGCGACCCCGGAGTTCTCCGGCTCGACATCCGGAGCGAACCTGCTGGCAAGGACGGACCCGTCGCGGGTCCACCTGGTCTCCGACGACGCCCTTCGGTCCGTTGCGGACGTGGATTCGCCTTCGGGAGTGATCGCGGCAGCCGACCTCCCTCGGTCCGCCGTGACGTGCCTCTCGGTCGCTCCGGGCGAGTGCTATCTCTACCTCGAACGCGTCCAGGATCCTGGCAATCTCGGAGCAATCGTTCGCGCCGCGGAAGCGAGCGGGGCCCGGGGTATCGCACTGTCGGCCGGATGCGCCCATCCGAACCACCCGCGGGCGCTGAGAGCATCGGCTGGGAGCCTTCTTCGAGTCCCGGTGGCTGTCGATTGTTCGCTCGCCGAGCTCGTGCACCATCTCGCGACCGCAACGCCTCGCGTGCTCGCGCTCGACGCCCACGGGGAGAGCCTCTACCGGCAGGATCTCTCGGGGACGGTGGTGCTGGCGCTCGGAAGCGAGGGGCTGGGATTGACAGCGGAGACCCTGGCGACAGCCGACCGGACCCTGGCGATACCGATCGCGGCGCCCGTCGAATCGCTCAACGTCGCGGTGGCGGCGGCGATCACCCTTTTCGAGCGACGCCGCCGCCTTCACCCCGACGAGGCCGAGCGCCTCGATCAGCCAGCCCGCTCTCGCAGGACCTGA
- a CDS encoding electron transfer flavoprotein subunit alpha/FixB family protein — MSGKIWVVVQHRDGKLHRGSREAIAAGQALAAEIGSAVEAVILGSGVESLAGELAGFAIESVRVLEHALLAEYTPGGYVAALAPLVRSHAPAFVISPHTYQAADFLPRLAQAADGALVPEAIGFLRVEGELQWKRPVLGGKLHARVRVKGEGVIFVSIQSGAFSADSAKVGSAPIQREAPALDGSQLMREVLGFERATTDQVDLTKADIIVAVGRGVGGADKLGPVEELARLIGGEIAASRPVIDSGWLPRDRQVGSSGQTVAPKLYLALGISGAIQHLVGMKGSSVIAAVNKDATAPIFKIATYGCVGDLHEIVPALSQVLRERAG; from the coding sequence ATGAGCGGGAAGATCTGGGTGGTCGTTCAGCATCGCGACGGCAAGCTCCATCGCGGATCTCGCGAGGCGATCGCGGCAGGGCAGGCGCTCGCGGCCGAGATCGGGTCGGCAGTGGAGGCGGTGATCCTGGGCAGCGGGGTGGAGAGCCTCGCGGGAGAGCTCGCCGGCTTCGCGATCGAGAGTGTTCGCGTGCTCGAGCATGCGCTGCTCGCCGAGTACACCCCGGGCGGGTATGTGGCTGCCCTGGCGCCGCTGGTGCGTTCCCACGCTCCCGCGTTCGTCATCTCGCCCCACACCTATCAGGCCGCCGACTTTCTCCCTCGGCTCGCCCAGGCGGCGGACGGCGCCCTGGTGCCGGAAGCGATCGGCTTCCTGCGCGTCGAAGGCGAACTGCAATGGAAGCGGCCGGTGCTCGGCGGCAAACTCCATGCGCGGGTTCGCGTCAAGGGCGAGGGCGTCATCTTCGTCTCGATCCAGTCGGGTGCGTTCTCTGCCGACTCGGCCAAGGTGGGCAGCGCGCCGATTCAGCGCGAGGCGCCGGCGCTCGACGGCTCGCAACTGATGCGCGAAGTGCTTGGCTTCGAGCGGGCGACGACCGATCAGGTCGACCTGACGAAGGCGGACATCATCGTGGCCGTGGGGCGTGGTGTGGGAGGTGCGGACAAGCTCGGCCCGGTCGAGGAGCTCGCGCGACTGATCGGCGGCGAGATTGCGGCGAGCCGGCCGGTCATCGACTCCGGATGGCTGCCACGGGATCGCCAGGTCGGTTCGAGCGGCCAGACCGTAGCGCCGAAGCTCTACCTGGCGCTCGGGATCTCCGGCGCGATCCAGCATCTGGTGGGAATGAAAGGATCGTCGGTGATCGCTGCCGTCAACAAGGATGCGACCGCTCCGATCTTCAAGATCGCCACCTACGGCTGCGTCGGCGACCTGCACGAGATCGTTCCCGCCCTCTCTCAGGTCCTGCGAGAGCGGGCTGGCTGA
- a CDS encoding electron transfer flavoprotein subunit beta/FixA family protein, translated as MKIAVCVKQVPDPEARLRVNREGTWIDEDEVPFVLNESDEYAVEEGLRLAESTGGEVVAFSLGPDRTREAVRKVLALGAARAVVLTDPAFQGGDAMATGRALAAAIRKEGVDLVLAGSQSGDQGFAATASVIAGELGWPHAWLVMGVELEPGNATMKIKREMEGGVNESSRLSLPAVIEVQAGINHPRYASLKGIMAAKKKEIAERSPADLGLDAAKIGRAGSRLETVAVALPESGREVVWIEGDAAAMAKALIEKLQNEARVLR; from the coding sequence ATGAAGATCGCGGTCTGTGTGAAGCAGGTCCCCGATCCCGAGGCGCGTTTGCGCGTCAACCGGGAAGGGACCTGGATCGACGAGGACGAGGTCCCCTTCGTGCTCAACGAGAGCGACGAGTACGCCGTGGAAGAGGGGCTCCGGCTCGCCGAGAGCACCGGGGGAGAGGTCGTGGCCTTCTCATTGGGTCCGGATCGGACGCGCGAAGCGGTCCGCAAGGTGCTGGCCCTCGGGGCGGCACGTGCGGTGGTGCTGACCGATCCGGCGTTCCAGGGCGGAGACGCGATGGCGACCGGCCGGGCGCTGGCGGCAGCCATCCGGAAGGAAGGAGTGGATCTGGTCCTGGCCGGATCCCAGTCCGGGGATCAGGGTTTCGCGGCCACCGCCTCGGTGATCGCCGGTGAGCTCGGCTGGCCCCATGCCTGGTTGGTCATGGGAGTGGAGCTCGAGCCGGGCAACGCCACGATGAAGATCAAGCGCGAGATGGAGGGCGGCGTCAACGAAAGCTCCCGGCTGTCGCTGCCAGCGGTGATCGAGGTGCAGGCGGGGATCAACCACCCGCGCTATGCCTCCCTCAAGGGCATCATGGCGGCAAAGAAGAAGGAGATCGCGGAGCGGTCGCCGGCCGATCTCGGCCTGGACGCGGCGAAGATCGGGCGAGCCGGTTCGCGGCTTGAGACGGTCGCCGTCGCCCTCCCGGAAAGCGGTCGCGAGGTCGTCTGGATCGAGGGCGACGCCGCTGCCATGGCCAAGGCGCTGATCGAGAAACTGCAGAACGAGGCGAGGGTGCTGCGATGA
- a CDS encoding MotA/TolQ/ExbB proton channel family protein codes for MSSMWWLAQIPGRTQGGILQTFLQSGAMAKFVLALLLGLSLVSWTIMVFKAVQLHRAADQNRKFLRVFRASKRFGEVQAATAGLAASPLVGLFQAGYAEIDHQVKAQRDGEGEERGRYRLKSLDGVERSLQRATGIELRALARGTQVLATTASASPFIGLFGTVWGIMVAFEQIGIQGTTSLVAVAPGIAEALVNTAAGLAAAIPALIGYNYFGGRLRHVRSEMEDFVLEFMNLAERNFT; via the coding sequence ATGTCGTCCATGTGGTGGCTCGCCCAGATTCCCGGTCGCACCCAGGGGGGAATCCTCCAGACCTTCCTCCAGTCCGGAGCGATGGCCAAGTTCGTCCTCGCCCTGCTCCTCGGACTCTCCCTGGTCTCGTGGACGATCATGGTCTTCAAGGCGGTCCAACTCCACCGCGCGGCCGACCAGAACCGCAAGTTCCTGCGCGTCTTCCGGGCGAGCAAACGCTTCGGCGAGGTCCAGGCCGCGACGGCCGGACTCGCCGCCTCTCCCCTCGTGGGCCTGTTTCAGGCCGGGTACGCGGAGATCGACCATCAGGTCAAGGCGCAGCGCGATGGCGAAGGGGAGGAGCGGGGGCGATATCGATTGAAGTCGCTCGACGGCGTCGAGCGCAGCCTTCAGCGCGCGACCGGGATCGAGTTGCGAGCCCTCGCCCGGGGAACGCAGGTGCTGGCCACGACCGCCTCGGCCTCGCCGTTCATCGGTCTCTTCGGTACCGTCTGGGGCATTATGGTGGCGTTCGAGCAGATCGGAATCCAGGGAACGACGTCGCTCGTCGCTGTCGCACCCGGCATCGCCGAGGCTCTGGTCAACACGGCCGCAGGCCTCGCGGCGGCGATCCCGGCACTGATCGGCTACAACTACTTCGGCGGGCGCCTGCGCCACGTCCGGTCCGAGATGGAGGATTTCGTCCTCGAGTTCATGAATCTCGCGGAACGGAACTTCACCTGA
- the tolR gene encoding protein TolR: MGWSNSRDDDGVLAEINVTPLVDVMLVLLIIFMVTAPMLHQGIEVALPKAASDPIPLRRDDPIVLSINRNGMVYLKDEPVHPTRLVERLTPLLRGRSEETVFLKGDRDVAYGKVVEILDTLQRGGITRVGIVTDRPEPQR, from the coding sequence ATGGGATGGAGTAACAGTCGCGACGACGACGGCGTGCTCGCCGAGATCAACGTCACCCCGTTGGTCGACGTCATGCTGGTGCTGCTCATCATCTTCATGGTCACCGCACCGATGCTGCACCAGGGGATCGAGGTCGCCCTGCCGAAGGCAGCGTCGGATCCGATCCCCCTCCGGCGCGACGATCCGATCGTCCTGTCGATCAATCGCAATGGCATGGTCTACCTGAAGGACGAGCCGGTCCACCCGACCCGGCTGGTCGAGCGGCTCACCCCGCTGCTGCGCGGGCGGTCTGAGGAGACCGTCTTCCTCAAAGGAGACCGGGACGTCGCCTACGGCAAAGTCGTCGAGATCCTCGATACCCTTCAGCGCGGAGGAATCACCCGGGTCGGCATCGTCACGGACCGACCCGAGCCCCAGCGGTGA
- a CDS encoding TonB family protein, protein MSPSVQDVLDQRLRRPERRQLRRSFAVASGIHLAATLVLLVIPLLTAPARKPPHFVAIQLVPTGALGRPAGRAAIPPSPPPATPAARTREEARPAPTRAPAERPSPTAPASPKALPQAASPAPAPPSVRSEPTSVAESQGSPSGSPGGTVFGAAVAGLDNPSFTYGYYLDQILAQIQRQWVRPPLGSGIEALVSFRIQRDGRVTDLRIERSSGYSSFDLAGLRAVSAAAPLPPLPRGFSYPSLGVNLILK, encoded by the coding sequence GTGAGTCCCTCGGTCCAGGATGTCCTCGACCAACGTCTGCGCCGCCCGGAACGGCGCCAGCTGAGGAGGAGCTTCGCGGTTGCCTCCGGCATCCACCTGGCGGCCACGCTCGTGTTGCTGGTCATCCCGCTGCTCACCGCCCCGGCCCGCAAACCTCCTCATTTCGTCGCGATCCAGCTCGTACCGACTGGGGCGCTCGGCCGGCCCGCTGGCCGGGCGGCGATCCCGCCGTCACCTCCTCCAGCGACGCCCGCCGCGAGGACCCGAGAGGAGGCGCGCCCGGCTCCGACGCGAGCCCCTGCCGAGAGGCCCTCCCCAACGGCACCGGCCTCGCCGAAGGCACTCCCCCAGGCGGCCAGTCCAGCGCCGGCCCCTCCTTCAGTTCGTAGTGAGCCCACCTCGGTCGCAGAATCCCAAGGCAGCCCGAGTGGAAGCCCCGGGGGAACCGTCTTCGGGGCGGCGGTCGCCGGACTAGACAATCCGAGCTTTACCTACGGTTACTATCTCGACCAGATTCTTGCGCAGATCCAGCGACAGTGGGTTCGTCCGCCCCTCGGCAGCGGGATCGAGGCGCTCGTTTCGTTCCGCATCCAACGCGATGGCCGGGTCACCGATCTGCGCATCGAACGGTCGTCCGGCTACAGCTCGTTCGATCTGGCTGGCCTGCGGGCGGTGAGCGCCGCCGCCCCGCTTCCTCCGCTCCCACGCGGCTTCTCGTACCCTTCGCTCGGCGTGAACCTGATCTTGAAGTGA
- the tolB gene encoding Tol-Pal system beta propeller repeat protein TolB, which yields MENRSARAHVASAILAFGLAWTAGAGSAQAPPPPPTPTATPAAGTSGSVGPDSVTLVLQAGDRPLLRLAFPTFSGGTGFDSAAAGAAHELEATLRDDLAAAGIFSIQGPADLAVLTLSGDPERDFEQYRSLGNEVVLFGDLKLEGDRLALEGRLYDLPSRQAILGKRYRGTFDLARRMAHTLADEIILHFTGRRGVALTSLAFYSDRDGDKEVYLMDYDGRNQRRVTAHKSISMSPAWSPRGESIAYVSFFGGTGPAIYLADLASGRKSPVITSGSLNSSPSFSPDGQRIAFARSLGSNVEVFVCERDGSGLRQLTYSSAIDTNPAWSPNGREIAFTSSRGTGKPQVYVMDAEGANVRRITFSGDYNDGAAWSPDGMRIAYSSRQESGAFAIAVTNLVDLATKLLISGGGSHEHPSFAPDGRRLAFASTRNGRTQIYIMNDDGGAVRQLTSDGNNYSPDWSAYTP from the coding sequence ATGGAGAATCGATCTGCTCGAGCCCACGTCGCCTCGGCCATCCTGGCCTTCGGACTCGCGTGGACGGCGGGTGCGGGCTCCGCCCAGGCACCTCCACCGCCGCCGACCCCGACGGCGACGCCCGCCGCGGGGACCAGCGGATCGGTCGGGCCGGACTCCGTCACCCTCGTGCTCCAGGCCGGCGATCGCCCGCTGCTTCGACTGGCCTTCCCCACCTTCTCCGGGGGCACCGGATTCGACAGCGCGGCCGCAGGTGCAGCGCACGAGCTCGAAGCGACGCTGCGCGACGACCTTGCGGCCGCTGGCATCTTCTCCATCCAAGGCCCTGCGGACCTCGCGGTGCTCACCCTGTCCGGCGATCCCGAGCGGGATTTCGAGCAGTACCGCTCGCTGGGGAACGAGGTCGTCCTTTTCGGCGATCTCAAGCTCGAAGGCGACCGTCTGGCGCTCGAGGGCCGCCTCTACGACCTGCCCAGCCGCCAGGCGATCCTCGGCAAGCGATACCGCGGGACCTTCGACCTGGCGCGGCGCATGGCTCACACGCTCGCCGACGAGATCATCCTGCACTTCACCGGAAGGCGCGGTGTCGCCCTGACCTCTCTCGCCTTCTACTCCGACCGGGACGGCGACAAGGAGGTCTACCTCATGGACTATGACGGCCGGAACCAGCGGCGCGTCACCGCCCACAAGTCGATCTCGATGAGCCCGGCCTGGAGCCCACGAGGCGAGAGCATCGCCTATGTCTCGTTCTTCGGCGGCACCGGACCCGCGATCTACTTGGCCGATCTGGCCAGCGGTCGCAAGTCACCGGTGATCACCAGCGGGTCGCTCAACTCCTCGCCGTCCTTCTCGCCCGACGGCCAGCGGATCGCCTTCGCCCGCAGTCTCGGCTCGAATGTCGAGGTCTTCGTCTGCGAGCGGGACGGCAGCGGTCTGCGGCAGCTCACCTATTCGTCGGCGATCGACACCAACCCGGCATGGAGCCCGAACGGTCGCGAGATCGCCTTCACGTCGAGCCGGGGCACCGGCAAGCCGCAGGTCTACGTCATGGACGCCGAGGGCGCCAATGTTCGGCGGATCACCTTCAGTGGCGACTACAACGACGGTGCGGCGTGGAGCCCCGACGGCATGCGGATCGCCTACTCCTCGCGACAGGAGAGCGGTGCCTTCGCCATTGCCGTCACCAATCTGGTCGATCTGGCAACGAAGCTCCTGATCAGCGGCGGAGGGAGTCACGAGCACCCGTCCTTCGCGCCCGACGGACGGCGCCTCGCCTTTGCCTCGACCCGCAACGGCCGGACCCAGATCTACATCATGAACGACGACGGCGGCGCGGTCCGCCAGTTGACCAGCGACGGGAACAACTACAGCCCCGACTGGTCCGCCTATACCCCGTGA
- the pal gene encoding peptidoglycan-associated lipoprotein Pal: MKNKPLLLALPLLFACVALLGCPKKPPKTVDTPVAAPVAPVPTASTTDVRAEARPDTGADQIQADPLKDPDLAKLNSYVRERGLLGDVYFDFDKAELKAESRERLARNAEWLKSHPEFQVAIEGHCDDRGTNEYNLALGERRASSARDYLVTLGVAAARVRTLSYGEERPVCTQENENCWWQNRRAHFVVTGRGNVG; the protein is encoded by the coding sequence ATGAAGAACAAGCCGTTGCTCTTGGCTCTTCCGCTTCTGTTCGCCTGCGTCGCTCTTCTCGGCTGCCCGAAGAAGCCCCCGAAGACCGTCGACACGCCGGTCGCCGCACCGGTGGCACCGGTTCCCACCGCTTCGACGACGGACGTTCGCGCCGAAGCCCGACCGGATACTGGTGCGGACCAGATCCAGGCCGATCCGCTCAAGGACCCCGACCTCGCCAAGCTGAACAGCTATGTCCGCGAGCGCGGACTCCTCGGCGACGTCTACTTCGACTTCGACAAGGCGGAGCTCAAGGCCGAGTCGCGTGAGCGCCTGGCACGGAACGCCGAGTGGCTGAAGAGCCATCCCGAGTTCCAGGTCGCCATCGAAGGCCACTGCGATGACCGCGGGACCAACGAGTACAACCTCGCGCTCGGCGAGCGCCGCGCCAGCTCGGCGCGCGACTACCTGGTCACCCTCGGCGTTGCGGCAGCGCGCGTCCGCACCCTGAGCTACGGCGAGGAGCGGCCGGTTTGCACGCAGGAGAACGAGAACTGCTGGTGGCAGAATCGCCGCGCCCACTTCGTCGTGACGGGACGGGGCAACGTTGGCTGA